A single Triticum dicoccoides isolate Atlit2015 ecotype Zavitan chromosome 2A, WEW_v2.0, whole genome shotgun sequence DNA region contains:
- the LOC119353563 gene encoding uncharacterized protein LOC119353563 produces the protein MAAKVLQLRSSDGKVLVAPAWDYRPAAAQALPLETRVSSRALERVLQYWTKHSLAKATGESRESLARWDADFQRRLEEDGLAKEAAAAAQELRRYGVDHGGRPHHHAATAASDVAAPAKAARVDPVRVWCVNHGERSHAPAMPGSFDASDTATTLPAAAGADPGDVRCAIRARGRQMAEDEESACHHRKGPASKAPLCLPATAAAPVKKVSRQVASKACSIVGSTPLPATAAAPSVQPKPQISMRELIVNARLTMARLDKARSASEEEASRRRDIERSRAEARRKVEQMVNTVQFNDPWIHYSDVTKSPEELLQARQQAWRYQAHLLEMARRRDFAEAMQIHSTKEATNSLASSSAFCCSLRHRSNGFISDFTILRLSGDAT, from the exons ATGGCGGCGAAGGTGCTCCAGCTCCGTAGCTCCGACGGCAAGGTGCTCGTCGCTCCGGCGTGGGACTATCGCCCGGCCGCCGCCCAAGCCCTCCCGCTAGAGACGCGGGTGTCCTCGCGCGCCCTCGAGAGGGTGCTCCAGTACTGGACCAAGCACAGCCTTGCCAAGGCCACCGGTGAGTCCCGGGAGTCCCTGGCCCGCTGGGACGCCGACTTCCAGCGCCGCCTCGAGGAAGACGGCctcgccaaggaggccgccgcagccgcccaagAACTCCGCCGCTACGGCGTCGACCATGGAGGGCGTCCCCATCACCACGCCGCCACGGCCGCATCTGATGTCGCTGCTCCTGCCAAGGCGGCCCGTGTTGATCCCGTCCGTGTCTGGTGTGTCAACCACGGAGAACGCAGCCATGCGCCGGCGATGCCCGGCTCCTTCGATGCCTCTGATACTGCCACCACCTTGCCGGCCGCTGCTGGTGCTGACCCCGGGGACGTCCGGTGCGCGATCCGTGCCCGTGGGCGCCAGATGGCTGAAGACGAGGAGTCCGCTTGCCACCACCGCAAGGGCCCGGCTTCCAAGGCTCCACTCTGCCTGCCTGCCACTGCTGCTGCGCCTGTGAAGAAGGTCTCTCGTCAGGTCGCTTCCAAGGCTTGCTCTATCGTCGGCTCTACACCACTGCCTGCCACTGCTGCTGCGCCCAGTGTGCAACCGAAGCCGCAGATCAGCATGCGCGAACTGATTGTGAACGCTCGCCTCACCATGGCTCGCCTCGACAAGGCTCGCTCTGCCTCCGAAGAAGAGGCCAGCCGTCGGCGCGACATTGAGCGCAGCCGAGCGGAGGCCCGGCGAAAGGTGGAGCAGATGGTGAACACCGTGCAGTTCAACGACCCGTGGATCCATTACtccgacgtgaccaagtcccctgaGGAGCTGCTCCAAGCACGACAGCAAGCATGGCGTTATCAAGCTCACCTCCTCGAGATGGCTCGTCGACGGGACTTTGCTGAAGCGATGCAAATCCACAGCACCAAGGAAGCAACCAATTCCTTGGCTTCGTCCAGTG CATTCTGCTGCTCACTGAGGCACAGATCCAATGGGTTCATCTCTGATTTCACAATACTTCGTTTGAGTGGTGATGCAACATAA